One Streptococcus sp. DTU_2020_1001019_1_SI_AUS_MUR_006 DNA window includes the following coding sequences:
- the recU gene encoding Holliday junction resolvase RecU, whose protein sequence is MVNYPHKLSSKKKQEVTSQTKNFANRGMTFEKMINATNDYYLTHGLAVIHKKPTPVQIVRVDYPQRSRAKIVEAYFRQASTTDYSGVYEGFYIDFEAKETKQKHAIPMKNFHPHQIRHMEQVLDQKGICFVLLHFSSYQETYLLPALDLIRFYHQDMGKKSMPLDYIKEFGYVIEQSAFPQIPYLDTVKQHLLGGKTI, encoded by the coding sequence ATGGTCAACTATCCTCATAAACTTTCATCGAAAAAAAAACAAGAAGTCACCTCACAAACTAAAAATTTCGCAAATCGTGGGATGACCTTTGAAAAGATGATCAATGCTACAAACGATTATTATCTGACACACGGTTTAGCTGTTATCCATAAGAAACCAACTCCTGTTCAGATTGTCCGCGTAGACTATCCGCAGCGTAGTCGGGCTAAGATTGTTGAAGCTTATTTTAGACAGGCATCGACTACCGATTATTCTGGAGTTTATGAAGGGTTTTACATCGATTTCGAAGCTAAGGAAACTAAGCAAAAACATGCCATTCCGATGAAGAACTTCCATCCTCATCAGATTCGGCATATGGAACAAGTCCTTGATCAAAAAGGGATTTGCTTTGTCCTTCTTCATTTTTCTTCTTATCAAGAAACGTATTTATTGCCGGCACTTGACCTCATCCGTTTTTATCATCAGGATATGGGGAAAAAGTCAATGCCGCTTGACTATATCAAAGAATTCGGTTATGTGATTGAGCAGTCTGCTTTCCCACAAATTCCTTACCTTGATACAGTCAAACAACATTTACTAGGTGGTAAAACAATATGA
- a CDS encoding ISL3 family transposase, translated as MEQLHFITKLLDIKDTNIKILDIINRDTHQEIVAKLDYDAPSCPECGCQMKKYDFQKPSKIPYLETTGMPTRILLKKRRFKCYHCSKLMVAETSIVKKNHQIPRIINQKIAQKLIEKTSMTDIAHQLSISTSTVIRKLNDFHFKHDFSRLPEIMSWDEYAFTKGKMSFIAQDFDQLNIITVLEGRTQAIIRNHFLRYDRAVRCRVKIITMDMFSPYYDLARQLFPCAKIVLDRFHIVQHLSRAMSRVRVQIMNQFDRKSHEYKAIKRYWKLIQQDSRKLSDKRFYRPTFRMHLTNKEILDKLLSYSEDLKHHYNVYQLLLFHFQNKESDKFFGLIEDNLKKVYPLFQTVFKTFLKDKEKIVNALQLPYSNGKLEATNNLIKLIKRNAFGFRNFDNFKKRIFIALNIKMERTTIVLSRC; from the coding sequence ATGGAACAATTACATTTTATCACAAAACTGCTTGATATCAAAGACACAAATATCAAGATTCTAGATATCATCAATAGGGATACACACCAGGAAATTGTCGCTAAACTGGACTATGACGCCCCGTCTTGCCCTGAGTGCGGATGTCAAATGAAGAAATATGATTTTCAAAAACCGTCGAAAATTCCTTACCTCGAAACGACTGGTATGCCTACCAGAATTCTTCTTAAAAAGCGTCGTTTTAAGTGCTATCATTGCTCTAAATTGATGGTCGCTGAGACTTCTATCGTCAAAAAGAATCATCAAATTCCTCGCATCATCAATCAAAAGATTGCTCAAAAGTTGATTGAAAAGACTTCTATGACTGATATTGCACATCAGCTATCCATTTCAACTTCAACTGTCATTCGTAAGCTCAATGACTTTCACTTTAAGCATGATTTTTCTCGTCTTCCAGAGATTATGTCTTGGGACGAGTATGCCTTTACCAAGGGAAAGATGAGTTTTATCGCACAAGATTTTGATCAGCTCAATATCATTACTGTTCTTGAGGGAAGAACACAAGCTATCATCCGCAATCACTTTCTTCGCTACGATAGAGCAGTCCGATGTCGAGTGAAAATCATTACTATGGATATGTTTAGCCCTTACTATGACTTAGCTAGACAACTTTTTCCGTGTGCTAAAATCGTTTTGGATCGTTTTCACATTGTTCAACATCTTAGCCGAGCTATGAGTCGGGTTCGTGTCCAAATTATGAACCAATTCGATAGAAAATCTCATGAATACAAGGCCATCAAACGTTACTGGAAGCTCATTCAACAGGATAGTCGTAAACTCAGCGATAAACGATTTTATCGTCCTACTTTTCGTATGCACTTAACGAATAAAGAGATTCTAGACAAGCTTTTGAGCTATTCAGAAGACTTGAAACACCACTACAATGTCTATCAGCTCTTGCTTTTTCACTTTCAGAATAAGGAGTCAGACAAATTTTTTGGACTTATTGAGGACAATCTAAAAAAGGTTTATCCTCTTTTTCAGACTGTCTTTAAGACATTTCTCAAGGACAAAGAGAAAATTGTCAACGCCCTTCAATTACCCTATTCCAACGGTAAGTTGGAAGCGACTAATAATCTCATTAAACTCATCAAACGAAATGCCTTTGGATTTCGGAACTTTGATAACTTTAAGAAACGAATTTTCATCGCTCTGAATATAAAAATGGAGAGGACAACGATTGTCCTCTCCAGATGTTAG
- the pflB gene encoding formate C-acetyltransferase, with amino-acid sequence MVVKTVVEAQDIFDKAWEGFKGVDWKEKASVSRFVQANYTPYDGDESFLAGPTERSLHIKKIVEETKAHYEETRFPMDTRPTSIADIPAGFIDKENELIYGIQNDELFKLNFMPKGGIRMAETTLKENGYEPDPAVHEIFTKYVTTVNDGIFRAYTSNIRRARHAHTVTGLPDAYSRGRIIGVYARLALYGADYLMQEKVNDWNAIEEIDEETIRLREEINLQYQALQQVVRLGDLYGVDVRKPAMNVKEAIQWVNIAFMAVCRVINGAATSLGRVPIVLDIFAERDLARGTFTESEIQEFVDDFVMKLRTVKFARTKAYDQLYSGDPTFITTSMAGMGNDGRHRVTKMDYRFLNTLDNIGNSPEPNLTVLWTDKLPYNFRRYCMHMSHKHSSIQYEGVTTMAKDGYGEMSCISCCVSPLDPENEEQRHNIQYFGARVNVLKALLTGLNGGYDDVHKDYKVFDIEPIRDEVLEFESVKANFEKSLDWLTDTYVDALNIIHYMTDKYNYEAVQMAFLPTKQRANMGFGICGFANTVDTLSAIKYATVKPIRDENGYIYDYETIGEYPRWGEDDPRSNELAEWLIEAYTTRLRSHKLYKDAEATVSLLTITSNVAYSKQTGNSPVHKGVYLNEDGSVNLSKLEFFSPGANPSNKAKGGWLQNLNSLASLDFGYAADGISLTTQVSPRALGKTRDEQVDNLVTILDGYFENGGQHVNLNVMDLNDVYEKIMSGEDVIVRISGYCVNTKYLTPEQKTELTQRVFHEVLSMDDALS; translated from the coding sequence ATGGTTGTTAAGACAGTTGTTGAAGCACAGGACATTTTTGACAAAGCCTGGGAAGGCTTTAAAGGTGTTGACTGGAAAGAAAAAGCAAGTGTATCACGCTTTGTACAAGCTAACTACACACCTTATGATGGAGATGAAAGCTTCCTTGCAGGACCAACAGAGCGTTCACTTCACATCAAAAAAATCGTAGAAGAAACTAAAGCACACTACGAAGAAACTCGTTTCCCAATGGACACTCGTCCAACATCTATTGCTGATATTCCTGCTGGATTTATCGACAAAGAAAACGAATTGATTTATGGTATCCAAAACGATGAACTCTTCAAATTGAACTTCATGCCAAAAGGTGGTATCCGTATGGCTGAAACTACTTTGAAGGAAAATGGATACGAACCAGATCCAGCTGTTCACGAAATTTTCACTAAATACGTAACAACTGTTAACGATGGTATCTTCCGTGCTTACACTTCAAACATTCGTCGTGCTCGTCACGCTCACACTGTAACTGGTCTTCCAGATGCGTACTCACGTGGACGTATCATCGGTGTTTATGCACGTCTTGCTCTTTACGGTGCAGACTACTTGATGCAAGAAAAAGTAAACGACTGGAACGCAATCGAAGAAATCGATGAAGAAACAATCCGTCTTCGTGAAGAAATCAACCTTCAATATCAAGCATTGCAACAAGTTGTACGCTTGGGTGATCTTTACGGAGTTGATGTTCGTAAACCAGCGATGAACGTTAAAGAAGCTATCCAATGGGTAAACATTGCCTTCATGGCTGTCTGCCGTGTTATCAACGGTGCGGCTACATCTCTTGGACGTGTGCCAATCGTATTGGATATCTTTGCAGAACGTGACCTTGCTCGTGGTACATTTACTGAATCAGAAATCCAAGAATTTGTTGATGATTTCGTTATGAAACTTCGTACAGTTAAATTTGCTCGTACAAAAGCTTACGACCAATTGTACTCAGGTGACCCAACCTTCATCACAACTTCAATGGCTGGTATGGGTAACGACGGTCGTCACCGTGTTACTAAGATGGACTACCGTTTCTTGAACACTCTTGACAACATTGGTAACTCACCAGAACCAAACTTGACAGTTCTTTGGACTGACAAATTGCCATACAACTTCCGTCGCTACTGTATGCACATGAGCCACAAACACTCTTCTATCCAATACGAAGGCGTTACAACTATGGCTAAAGACGGATACGGTGAAATGAGCTGTATCTCATGTTGTGTATCTCCACTTGACCCAGAAAACGAAGAACAACGTCACAACATCCAGTACTTCGGTGCTCGCGTTAACGTTCTTAAAGCTCTTCTTACTGGTTTGAACGGTGGTTACGACGATGTTCACAAAGACTACAAAGTATTTGACATTGAACCAATCCGTGATGAAGTTCTTGAATTCGAATCAGTTAAAGCTAACTTTGAAAAATCTCTTGACTGGTTGACTGACACTTACGTAGATGCTTTGAACATCATCCACTACATGACTGACAAGTACAACTACGAAGCTGTTCAAATGGCCTTCTTGCCAACTAAACAACGTGCAAACATGGGATTCGGTATCTGTGGATTCGCTAACACTGTTGATACATTGTCAGCTATCAAATACGCTACAGTTAAACCAATCCGTGATGAAAATGGCTACATCTACGATTACGAAACAATCGGTGAATACCCACGTTGGGGTGAAGATGACCCACGTTCAAACGAATTGGCGGAATGGTTGATTGAAGCTTACACAACTCGTCTACGTAGCCACAAACTTTACAAAGACGCAGAAGCTACAGTATCACTATTGACAATCACATCTAACGTTGCTTACTCTAAACAAACTGGTAACTCACCAGTTCACAAAGGTGTATACCTCAACGAAGATGGTTCAGTGAACTTGTCTAAATTGGAATTCTTCTCACCAGGTGCTAACCCATCTAACAAAGCTAAAGGTGGATGGTTGCAAAACTTGAACTCACTTGCTAGCCTTGACTTTGGTTACGCAGCTGATGGTATCTCATTGACAACTCAAGTATCACCACGTGCTCTTGGTAAAACTCGTGACGAACAAGTTGATAACTTGGTAACAATCCTTGATGGTTACTTCGAAAACGGTGGACAACACGTTAACTTGAACGTTATGGACTTGAACGATGTTTACGAAAAGATCATGTCAGGTGAAGACGTAATCGTACGTATCTCAGGATACTGTGTAAATACTAAGTACCTCACTCCAGAACAAAAAACTGAATTGACACAACGTGTCTTCCACGAAGTTCTTTCAATGGATGACGCATTGAGCTAA
- the pbp1a gene encoding penicillin-binding protein PBP1A → MNKQTILRIVKYLSIVTISLFIVAFLLGGGVFLHYANKAPELSESKLVATTSSKIYDSKNELIADLGAERRVNAQSSDIPTDLVNAIVSIEDHRFFNHRGIDSIRIAGAFLRNLSSNGGLQGGSTLTQQLIKLTYFSTSTADQTLSRKVQEAWLAIQLERTATKQEILTYYVNKVYMSNGNYGMQTAAENYYGKDLKDLSIPQLALLAGMPQAPNQYDPYSHPEAALERRNLVLSEMQKQGYLTAEQYETAINTPITDGLQSLKSVNSYPPYMDNYLKEVIDQVEQETGYNLLTTGMEVYTNVDQEVQKRLWDVYNTDEYVDYPDDELQAASTIVDVTNGKVIAQLGSRHQSSNVSFGINQAVETNRDWGSTMKPITDYAPALEYGIFDSTAATINDAPYNYPGTDIPVYNWDKAYFGNITLQYAIQQSRNVPAVKTLEKVGLDHAKTFLNGLGIDYPSMVYANAISSNTVESHKQYGASSEKMAAAYAAFANGGIYHKPMYINKVVFSDGSSKEFSDQGTRAMKETTAYMMTEMMKTVLTYGTGRGAYMSWLPQAGKTGTSNYTDDEIENYIKNTGYVAPDEMFVGYTRKYSMAVWTGYSNRLTPIVGDGFRVAANIYRSMMGYLSEDDHPGDWTMPEGLYRSGEYVFKNGARNNWIPQSTQASSTTESSSSSTTSTTESPISSNDNTNGTTNPNASIPNTTTNSQQQNPAPQNTQGQQ, encoded by the coding sequence ATGAACAAACAAACTATCTTGCGCATCGTTAAATACCTCAGCATTGTTACGATTAGCTTATTTATCGTAGCTTTCCTACTTGGCGGTGGTGTATTTCTTCACTATGCAAACAAGGCTCCTGAACTCTCTGAAAGCAAACTTGTTGCAACTACATCAAGTAAAATTTATGATAGCAAAAATGAACTCATTGCAGATTTAGGTGCTGAACGTCGTGTCAATGCTCAAAGTAGTGATATTCCTACTGATCTTGTCAATGCGATTGTCTCTATCGAGGATCATCGCTTCTTTAACCACAGAGGAATTGATAGCATTCGAATAGCAGGAGCTTTCCTACGTAACCTCAGTAGTAATGGTGGTCTTCAAGGGGGATCAACCTTGACCCAACAGTTGATTAAGCTGACTTATTTCTCAACATCAACAGCTGATCAAACCCTATCCCGTAAAGTTCAAGAGGCTTGGTTGGCTATCCAGCTAGAGCGAACTGCAACTAAGCAAGAAATATTGACCTATTACGTCAATAAGGTCTACATGTCAAATGGTAACTATGGTATGCAGACAGCTGCGGAAAACTATTATGGTAAGGACCTCAAAGACTTGTCCATCCCACAACTTGCACTCTTAGCAGGTATGCCACAGGCTCCAAACCAATACGATCCCTATTCTCATCCTGAAGCAGCCCTTGAAAGACGAAACCTCGTTTTGTCAGAAATGCAAAAACAAGGCTACCTTACAGCCGAGCAATATGAAACAGCAATCAATACCCCAATCACAGATGGACTTCAAAGTCTAAAATCTGTTAATAGCTATCCACCGTACATGGATAACTATCTTAAAGAAGTTATTGACCAAGTAGAGCAAGAGACAGGTTATAATCTATTAACAACAGGTATGGAAGTCTATACAAACGTCGACCAAGAGGTACAAAAACGCCTTTGGGATGTTTACAATACAGACGAATACGTTGACTATCCAGATGATGAACTTCAAGCTGCTTCTACTATCGTTGATGTTACAAATGGTAAAGTCATCGCTCAACTTGGTTCTAGACACCAATCAAGTAATGTTTCATTCGGTATCAACCAAGCCGTCGAAACAAACCGTGACTGGGGTTCTACTATGAAACCTATCACAGACTACGCTCCTGCACTTGAGTACGGAATCTTCGATTCTACTGCAGCAACGATTAATGATGCCCCTTATAACTATCCTGGAACAGACATTCCTGTCTATAACTGGGATAAAGCCTACTTTGGAAATATCACTCTCCAGTACGCAATTCAACAATCTCGTAACGTACCAGCCGTTAAAACACTTGAAAAAGTTGGATTAGACCATGCCAAGACCTTCTTGAATGGTTTAGGAATTGATTACCCATCAATGGTATACGCAAATGCTATCTCAAGTAATACAGTTGAATCTCATAAACAGTACGGAGCAAGTAGTGAAAAAATGGCTGCTGCCTATGCTGCCTTTGCTAACGGCGGTATCTATCACAAACCAATGTATATCAATAAAGTTGTCTTTAGTGATGGCAGTTCAAAAGAGTTTTCAGACCAAGGTACTCGCGCCATGAAGGAAACAACCGCCTACATGATGACAGAAATGATGAAAACCGTATTAACTTACGGAACTGGTCGTGGAGCCTACATGTCATGGCTTCCACAAGCTGGTAAAACTGGTACTTCAAACTATACAGACGATGAAATTGAGAACTACATTAAGAACACTGGGTATGTTGCTCCAGACGAAATGTTCGTAGGATATACTCGTAAGTATTCAATGGCCGTTTGGACTGGTTACTCAAACCGTCTTACTCCAATCGTAGGAGATGGATTTAGAGTCGCTGCAAATATCTACCGCTCAATGATGGGATATCTGTCAGAGGATGATCATCCTGGTGATTGGACAATGCCTGAAGGTTTGTATCGTAGCGGAGAATACGTCTTTAAGAACGGTGCTCGTAACAACTGGATTCCACAGTCAACTCAAGCAAGTTCGACAACAGAGAGCTCAAGTTCAAGTACAACTTCAACAACTGAAAGTCCAATCTCTTCGAATGATAATACGAATGGCACTACCAATCCAAATGCATCAATACCAAACACAACTACAAATAGTCAACAACAAAATCCAGCCCCACAAAATACACAAGGGCAACAATAA
- a CDS encoding S-ribosylhomocysteine lyase encodes MSKEVIVESFELDHTIVKAPYVRLIGEETGPKGDIISNFDIRLVQPNEDSIPTAGLHTIEHLLAKLIRTRIDGMIDCSPFGCRTGFHMIMWGRHTSAEIAAVIKDSLKEIAETTTWEDVPGTTIESCGNYKDHSLFSAKEWAKLILQQGISDDAFERHVI; translated from the coding sequence ATGTCAAAAGAAGTTATTGTTGAAAGTTTTGAACTTGATCACACCATTGTCAAAGCACCTTATGTCCGTTTAATTGGGGAAGAAACAGGTCCTAAGGGAGATATCATTTCTAACTTTGATATTCGCTTGGTTCAACCAAATGAAGACTCTATCCCTACTGCTGGCCTCCATACTATTGAGCATCTATTGGCTAAGCTCATCCGTACTCGCATCGACGGGATGATTGATTGTTCACCATTTGGTTGTCGTACAGGTTTCCATATGATTATGTGGGGACGTCATACTAGTGCAGAAATCGCTGCTGTCATCAAGGATTCACTGAAGGAAATCGCTGAAACAACAACTTGGGAAGATGTCCCAGGAACAACTATTGAATCTTGCGGAAACTACAAGGATCACAGCCTATTTTCAGCTAAGGAATGGGCTAAATTGATTCTCCAACAAGGAATCTCAGACGATGCCTTTGAACGCCATGTCATCTAA
- a CDS encoding peptide ABC transporter substrate-binding protein has product MKFSKVMALAGVTLLASGVLAACSGSGSSAKGEKTFSYVYETDPDSLNYLTTGKAAVANITSNVVDGLMENDRYGNFVPSLAEDWSVSKDGLTYTYTIRKDAKWYTSEGEEYAPVKAQDFVTGLKYAADNKSEALYLVQESIKGLDAYVKGEVKDFSEVGIKAVDDQTVQYTLNKPESFWNSKTTMGILAPVNEEFLTSKGSDFAKATDPSSILYNGPFLLKSLVAKSSVEFEKNPNYWDKDNVHIDKVKLSFWDGQDNNKLAETFKDGGFSMALLFPTSGSYSELEKEFKDNIVYTTQDSTTFLVGTNIDRQSYKYTSKTTDEQKTSTKKALLNKDFRQAIAFGFDRTAYASQVNGASGASKLLRNLFVPPTFVQADGKNFGDLVKEKLVTYGDEWKDVNLEDAQDGLYNPEKAKAEFAKAKTALQAEGVQFPIHLDMPVDQTNTTKVQRVQSLKQSLEATLGTDNVVIDIQQLQKDEVLNVTYFAETAAGEDWDLSDNVGWSPDYIDPSTYLDIIKPSVGENTKTYLGFDSGTNNAAAKQVGLEDYEKMVVEAGNEDTDVSKRYDKYAAAQAWLTDSALIIPTTSKTGRPMLSKMVPFTLPFAYSGNKGTSEALLYKYLELQDKPVTVDEYQKAQDKWKKEKEESNKKAQEDLANHVK; this is encoded by the coding sequence ATGAAATTTTCAAAAGTAATGGCCCTAGCAGGGGTGACTCTGTTAGCGTCAGGTGTTTTGGCAGCTTGTTCAGGTTCAGGCTCTAGTGCAAAAGGTGAGAAAACTTTTTCTTACGTTTATGAAACAGATCCAGACAGCCTCAACTATCTGACAACAGGTAAGGCTGCGGTTGCGAATATCACAAGTAATGTCGTTGATGGTTTGATGGAGAATGACCGCTACGGTAACTTCGTGCCATCTTTGGCAGAAGATTGGTCAGTGTCTAAAGACGGGTTGACTTACACTTACACAATCCGTAAAGATGCTAAGTGGTACACTTCTGAAGGCGAAGAGTATGCACCAGTTAAAGCGCAAGACTTTGTAACAGGTCTTAAGTATGCGGCTGACAATAAGTCAGAAGCCCTTTATCTTGTTCAAGAATCCATTAAAGGTTTGGATGCTTATGTAAAAGGTGAAGTTAAAGACTTCTCAGAAGTTGGAATCAAGGCTGTAGATGATCAAACAGTTCAATACACTTTGAACAAACCAGAAAGCTTCTGGAACTCTAAGACAACCATGGGAATTCTTGCACCAGTCAATGAAGAATTCCTTACTTCTAAAGGAAGTGACTTTGCTAAAGCAACAGATCCAAGCAGTATCCTTTATAATGGTCCTTTCTTGTTGAAATCATTGGTAGCAAAATCTTCAGTAGAATTTGAAAAGAATCCAAACTACTGGGATAAGGACAATGTTCATATTGATAAAGTAAAACTTTCATTCTGGGATGGTCAAGACAATAACAAACTTGCAGAAACCTTTAAGGATGGCGGCTTCTCAATGGCCCTTCTCTTCCCAACAAGTGGAAGCTACTCTGAACTTGAAAAAGAGTTTAAGGATAACATCGTTTATACAACACAAGATTCTACAACTTTCTTAGTCGGTACGAATATTGACCGTCAGTCTTACAAATATACTTCTAAGACTACAGACGAGCAAAAGACTTCAACTAAGAAAGCTCTTCTTAACAAAGACTTCCGTCAAGCCATCGCCTTTGGTTTTGATAGAACAGCTTATGCTTCTCAAGTTAATGGAGCAAGTGGAGCAAGCAAACTCCTTCGTAACTTGTTCGTACCACCAACATTTGTTCAAGCAGATGGTAAAAACTTTGGTGACTTAGTTAAGGAAAAATTAGTGACCTATGGTGATGAGTGGAAAGATGTTAATCTAGAAGACGCTCAAGACGGTCTTTACAATCCTGAAAAAGCGAAAGCAGAATTTGCTAAAGCCAAGACAGCACTCCAAGCGGAAGGTGTTCAATTCCCAATCCACTTGGATATGCCAGTTGACCAAACTAATACTACAAAAGTTCAACGTGTTCAATCATTGAAACAATCACTTGAAGCAACGTTAGGAACTGACAATGTTGTCATTGACATTCAACAACTTCAAAAAGATGAAGTCCTCAATGTTACTTACTTTGCTGAGACGGCTGCCGGTGAAGATTGGGACCTTTCAGATAACGTTGGTTGGTCTCCAGACTACATCGACCCATCTACATACCTTGATATCATCAAACCATCAGTAGGTGAAAATACTAAGACTTATCTAGGATTTGATTCAGGTACAAATAACGCTGCTGCCAAACAAGTTGGTTTGGAAGATTACGAAAAGATGGTTGTTGAAGCTGGAAATGAAGACACTGACGTTTCAAAACGTTATGATAAATATGCTGCTGCCCAAGCTTGGTTGACAGATAGTGCATTGATTATTCCAACAACTTCTAAAACTGGACGTCCAATGTTGTCTAAGATGGTGCCATTCACACTTCCATTTGCTTACTCAGGTAACAAGGGAACAAGTGAAGCACTCTTGTACAAATACCTTGAACTTCAAGATAAACCAGTAACTGTTGATGAATATCAAAAAGCTCAAGATAAATGGAAGAAAGAAAAAGAAGAATCTAATAAAAAAGCGCAAGAAGATCTTGCAAATCATGTCAAATAA
- a CDS encoding ATP-dependent Clp protease ATP-binding subunit: protein MNNNFNNFNNMDDLFNQLMGGMRGYSSENRRYLINGREVTPEEFAIYRQTGQLPSEESEQAQYVQGKGMKQDGILAKLGRNLTAEAREGKLDPVIGRNKEIQETSEILSRRTKNNPVLVGDAGVGKTAVVEGLAQAIVNGDVPAAIKNKEIISIDISGLEAGTQYRGSFEENIQNLVNEVKEAGNIILFFDEIHQILGAGSTGDGQGSKGLADILKPALSRGELTVIGATTQDEYRNTILKNAALARRFNEVKVNAPSAEDTFKILQGIRDLYQQHHNVILPDEVLKAAVDYSVQYIPQRSLPDKAIDLVDVTAAHLAAQHPVTDVHAVEHEIQAEKTKQEEAAAKEDYEAALNAKVRIEELEKQIANHTEDHKVTATVNDVAESVERMTGIPVSQMGATDIERLKDMGHRLQTKVIGQDKAVEAVAKAIRRNRAGFDEGNRPIGSFLFVGPTGVGKTELAKQLALDMFGTKDAIIRLDMSEYSDRTAVSKLIGTTAGYVGYDDNNNTLTERVRRNPYSIVLLDEIEKADPQVITLLLQVLDDGRLTDGQGNTVNFKNTVIIATSNAGFGYEANLTEDADKPELMDRLKPYFRPEFLNRFNAVIEFSHLSKEDLSKIVDLMLVEVNKTLSKKDIDLVVSEAAKEYMTEEGYDEVMGVRPLRRVIEQQIRDKVTDFHLDNLDAKHLEADMEDGVLVIREKA from the coding sequence ATGAATAACAACTTTAATAACTTTAACAACATGGATGATTTATTTAACCAATTGATGGGTGGTATGCGTGGATACAGTTCAGAAAACCGTCGTTACTTGATTAACGGCCGTGAAGTAACGCCTGAAGAATTCGCTATTTACCGTCAAACTGGTCAACTTCCAAGCGAAGAAAGTGAACAAGCTCAGTACGTTCAAGGTAAAGGTATGAAACAAGATGGGATTCTTGCAAAACTTGGACGTAACTTAACAGCAGAAGCTCGTGAAGGGAAATTGGACCCAGTGATTGGACGTAACAAAGAAATCCAAGAAACTTCTGAAATTCTTTCTCGTCGCACAAAGAATAATCCAGTTCTCGTCGGAGATGCTGGTGTTGGTAAAACTGCAGTAGTAGAAGGATTGGCCCAAGCTATCGTGAACGGTGACGTTCCTGCAGCTATCAAGAATAAAGAGATCATCTCGATTGATATTTCTGGACTTGAAGCTGGTACTCAATACCGTGGTAGCTTTGAAGAAAACATTCAAAACTTGGTAAACGAAGTCAAAGAAGCTGGAAATATTATCCTTTTCTTCGACGAAATTCACCAAATCCTTGGTGCTGGTAGCACAGGTGATGGTCAAGGGTCTAAAGGTCTTGCTGATATCTTGAAACCAGCTCTTTCACGTGGTGAATTGACTGTGATTGGGGCAACAACTCAAGATGAATATCGTAATACTATCTTGAAAAACGCAGCCCTTGCTCGTCGTTTTAATGAAGTAAAAGTTAATGCTCCATCTGCTGAAGATACCTTCAAGATTCTTCAAGGTATTCGAGATCTTTATCAACAACACCACAATGTTATTTTGCCAGATGAAGTCTTGAAAGCTGCCGTTGATTACTCTGTTCAATATATTCCACAACGTAGCTTGCCGGATAAGGCTATTGACCTTGTGGATGTGACAGCTGCTCACTTGGCAGCACAACACCCAGTTACAGATGTACATGCAGTTGAGCACGAAATTCAAGCGGAAAAAACTAAACAAGAAGAAGCTGCGGCTAAAGAAGATTACGAAGCAGCTCTAAATGCAAAAGTCCGTATCGAAGAGCTTGAAAAGCAAATTGCTAATCATACAGAAGATCACAAGGTTACAGCCACTGTAAATGATGTAGCTGAGTCTGTCGAACGGATGACTGGAATCCCAGTATCACAAATGGGTGCAACCGATATTGAACGATTGAAAGATATGGGTCACCGTTTGCAAACGAAAGTTATTGGCCAAGACAAGGCTGTTGAAGCAGTAGCAAAAGCTATCCGTCGTAACCGTGCTGGTTTTGATGAAGGTAACCGTCCAATCGGTAGCTTCCTCTTTGTAGGACCTACTGGTGTTGGTAAAACTGAGTTGGCTAAACAATTGGCTCTTGATATGTTCGGTACTAAAGATGCCATTATCCGTTTGGACATGTCAGAATACAGCGACCGCACAGCCGTTTCTAAATTGATTGGTACAACTGCAGGTTATGTTGGTTACGATGACAACAACAATACCTTGACAGAACGCGTCCGTCGCAATCCATACTCAATCGTACTTTTGGATGAGATTGAAAAGGCTGACCCTCAAGTCATCACCCTTCTCCTCCAAGTTTTGGACGATGGTCGTTTGACAGATGGTCAAGGTAACACTGTCAACTTCAAGAATACGGTGATTATCGCAACTTCAAACGCAGGCTTTGGTTACGAAGCTAACTTGACAGAAGATGCTGATAAACCAGAACTTATGGATCGTTTGAAACCTTACTTCCGTCCAGAATTCCTTAACCGTTTCAATGCTGTCATCGAATTCTCACACTTGAGCAAAGAAGATCTTTCTAAGATTGTAGACCTTATGTTGGTTGAAGTTAACAAGACGCTTTCTAAGAAAGACATTGACTTGGTAGTGAGCGAAGCTGCTAAAGAATACATGACTGAAGAAGGTTACGATGAAGTCATGGGTGTTCGTCCACTCCGTCGTGTGATTGAACAACAAATCCGTGACAAAGTCACAGACTTCCACTTGGATAACCTTGATGCTAAACACCTAGAAGCTGACATGGAAGATGGTGTTTTGGTCATTCGTGAAAAAGCCTAA